The DNA window GACAAAAGCAACATTCATTCCAGAGGAAGTTTGACATTAATGAGGCTGTATCATTCCGCGACTTCTCAACTGCTTTGACCGATTTGGTCAATTCAAAACTGCTCTTATAAGAGTGtttataaattacgtaacgcactgaGGTATCAGCCAGTATTAAGACAGGAGAGGCTTCAGAGCCAGCCTTCACATTACCCTCTCCATtggtaaaaaatacatttagaATTCAAAATGTATCATCCTCATTTTTCTGACTTTATTAGTCTCACTATTGTTttaaatacttcaaattttatcgAGGTACAAATTTAACAGTTTCCCACAGTTTTAGAGAtctgaagaggggggggggtctatcAAGCATTGCATTGTAATTATTGAGCGTGATTCGGGGTTGCGTTATGAAGTGTTACAAGGGGAGAGCCCCGCGATCAATAATACCAAAAAAATGATTCCGTAATTTATGAAAACTCCCTAAAACAAGTTTCAATCCAGATTGCGCAAGTTGAACACATAGCTTAGGATATTTGACGTTTCATAATGCACTCCGACACtaacattttttgtcatttactTTGATTTAGGTGGTTCTATACTTCTGATGAAGAAGTGCGCCAGACATCTTTGGCAGAAGTTTTATCCTCGTTGCCGTACAtgcttttttatgaaaaatgcgAAACGCCCGGTCCAGAAGATTAATCTGAAAGGTATTGCTGATCATAGTGTTTTAAAACTCATTACAGAGCTTCTTTTGATAATTCTAGAAAAGTCAGTCACCCCTGTGCTTGTATCATTTCACCATACGCTGAGGCCATCCCAGTAGCAACTAactctttttttaaagagtgTGTCTTTATGTGACTTTTTTGCATGAGAAGTTTCTATAAAGGACTACCCTAATGAAGCAGCAATTAATTGTAACGTAGTAAAAAATCCATTATTGCAACCGACAGATGAAGTAGCAATGCTTTGGAGCCCTCAGTCTTGCTTGGTTTTCAATATTGCTTAATTCCTTCCTGATCATACAGTATTGGTATGTTGTTTCCAAGTTTAACCATTTATAGTTACCTATTTTCTCACTGATTGGTGTGGATACATTTTGCAtaattttgtctcctttttcatggccaactttttcttttttccagattaCCAGcggatttttcttttccttgccAATCAGAACATTTCACAGCTACCTAGTCATTATCATAATTTATTCTGAGCCTCATTTCTGAGGTTTTTACTAATAAAAGGTTAAGAAAAAAAGACTTGAGTAGATTATAGTGGTTTTTGTTGTATATTTTGATGTGTCTGTACTCATTGTGATGTACCAAGAGCATTGGTAATTTCTTGTCTGTAatcttatttgttcttttttacaaaaatatttgtaCTTTTTTAACTTCCGCATTTTTATGGTTCTGAGGTTCTCTAGTTGTACTTTAAGTTACTCTTGTCAGTGCTCAGATCATTTTatgagtaaaatttcaaaatcttttgGTGATCATGTCATGAAGAACAGACTTATTTCATTGAGTTCAGTTGCAACTCATCAGCTGACAACTTCGTGAGAAATATTCTTCAATTTAGTTGAAGACATCAAACTAAAAATCGAATCAGATGGTGCAAAAACTAATGtcaatttttccagttttgaaTTTGATTGCGTTAACAGCACTTTTCAAGGGTGGATACAGTCCTAAAAGTTCTGTAAAGACTGGTGTAATAAGAAGTCTTGAAGTTGCCTTAATGGCAAAACGAGTCTTAACACCACTGCCATGATTGTATGTAACCTTGCGAAGTACATATTATCAACCCCTCTTAAACTGAAATCTTGAATATCTATCTGAAATAATAGACATTTTGTTCATACTCAAAAATTTCCTTACATAAATGCGTGAATCCCTTTTGCAGTAAATTATCTTGAGATTAGTTTACAATATTTTGTTTGTTGGGGAGTCGGTAAAAAAGAGTTAATCAGTATTGAAGAAATTGGCTTGACAAATTCATCATTAAGAAAGCTATAGTTAGAGATTTGAGCTTCTGAGGCAAGAGTTCTCATCATTAATGTAGAATGTGATTGTATTTATGCTTTCAGAATCGAATAATGTCCAAGCTTAATCAAGTAATTTGCCACTTCAGCTTCTTCACTACTTTAAGTAAATCCACCGACTTGAGAGTTTAGTTTAGATCTGATTTTTATAGAAAGAAGCTACATAGCAGCAGGTATTGGAGTTAGGCACTCAAGCTGTCTTTGACAAAATTCTATTTGATTTTACTGTTCCTCCCTCCTCACCTTTATGTTGTCCCTCCAAAACTGTTTCATCTTGCTTTGCCAAAGAAACAGGTCTACTCGGAAATACTGTCTAAAACTGAACTTTCCTTTTCAATGCATGAATATTGAATATGTATCTTgaagtaaattgaaattttgtattgGATAATTCAATTAAATGACAAGCTACACCAGTATGAAGTGCTCTACTTCTTTTTCaagtaccttcattttttctgcCTTGGAAAATGCAATCTCTTATGGCTCCAAAAAGAGACAGTGACCAAAATCTACACATGCCATAAAAAAGTTGCCTGTAACTTagatttttcttgaagaatgaTAAAATTAATGGCTTTTATGAGTGAGGAAGTGTGCAACCTTTCACTGAATATTGATTTGTGATGCTGTCTAAGCAACACCAAAAAACCATCTTCGTTATGGGTGCAATATGCTGTCTTTACTGAGACCTCGATCAcgagaaattagaaaaatgtccTGTTATTTCCTCTGAATCACAGAATTTGTATTTTGTTCGAGGTACTTACAGCAATTTCTCAAATCCTGGTGTTAAAAGAATACTTTACTTTGAGGACCCAGTAACCTATTAAAACCTTTGTGCTTTCCTTCCGATAGAATAGTATGTTAAGAGGTCACAGCACACAAAatcagttttgaaatttttttcttataccaATTagaagttttctttaaaaaaaaaaaaaaaaaataataaataaaaaataactttcttACTAATGGTTACTTTGTAAGAAAAAACTGTtcgtgaaaaaatgaaagataaaatTGGTAAGATGAAAAATCCAGCACaaaataaggtttttattgTAGTATTTTAACATTCAGTCAACACATAAACAACTGGGACTTTATAATATCTCATCAATGGACTTGTTATTTCTCAGATAGGTAGTCTTCTTTGTCGTAGAGTTAATCTGTGCGCGGCGGAAGCATGCTGGACCCATAACCTGTCATAGAGTTAATTTGTGCACAGCAGAGGAAAACAAGAAAAGAGAAGATGAGCTTTAGTGGGCGACATGGCTTAagcctttttcttttaatatataatataacaaaaaacctcaaaaaaaaaaaaaaaaaaaagatagaggACAGCAGAGAGGAACAGATACGCACGCATACTAATATGCAATGCAAGGTTGACTTGTTTGCAGCATTaacattaaattgaaaatattattagGGGTGGAACACCGACATTcttgataaaaacaaaaatttccaaTCATTTGTTCAGTTCTTCACTAAGAATAAAAACAGCGACTGAAAATACATCACCTGATGTGATACTTTAGAGACGTTTTCTGAGGTGCAATCCTGCAAGTTGAAATACAGTGGAGACACCGCATCTCTTTAAAACTGCACCTAAATTTTTGAATCATTATCAAACGACCTTGATCGATGAATACAATTTTTGAACAAGGGATCTATCAATCAAAATCATTCAATGACAACTCATTGATCAACCCGCAGGTGAGATTTTGAGGGAATTATAAAATATCATTCAAGATTTGATGAACTATTTTTGACTTGCCTCTAGGTTTGCGATTTCCAAGACTtgcagaaaagtaaaaattattcCGGATCTATATCAAAATCATTAATCAGTCTTGAAGTCTCAATCATTCATTAGGTACTTGTTAACTTGGTGAAATGAGCAACTTTCAAGAGATATTTACCGACAAATTCGTTGGTTCACTTCTTAACCCTTGTGATGACAATTTAAAGGAAGAATTTTAATCTTGCTAAATCGGTTAactctcagattttttgacctTGATAAAACCAGCAACATTGGAGAAATACTTGGCCGAAGATTCATTGGTTCGTTTTTCAGCTGCTTGCGGGTTCACAATTTCCAGGCCTTGCAGAGGAGTGAATGCAACACTGGACGCAGTACCCGATATTTGTCTTTTTACAGTTGTGCTGCCACCATAAACTTGCTGCTTTTGCATATGCTTCTGTAGCGTCTTGGAAACTCGCACCTTGGTTTTCTCATCAACTTGCGCAGCTCTAATGCGTCCTGTTCCAGTCTTGCCAATTGTTCCACGGGAGTAGCCAAGATCATCTTGGTATGCATCATCAtcgatttctgcaaaatttagcCTGTTTGCTTGTTTCCGCAGCTCTGTCATTGCATACCTTTCTTTGTTTTTGCGGACCCTTTTCCCTCCTCGCTTCTTGCGGCTTGGGTCGATTGGTTTTGGGAGTGGCTTTACAAATTTCACCGGGGGTGGTTCTGTCAGCTTATCAAATTTCTTCTCGATTTCCTCTCGTAACATGCGTCCAATATTACCATCAGGTGCTTCATGACAGGCATCGACACGGGCTGCCAGCGTGCTTTTGGCAGCAATAATTCTGGCTGCTTTCTTCCGCAATTCTGCAGGAAGACTCTCCACAAAatcagaataaaaaatgaaaccagtATTAGGCAATATTGAGGCTTGGGCGAACCCTGCCAAAGTCTTTTTCTGGCTACCAAGGAGCTGGACATTACATGCAGGCATTTTTGATAAACTAGTTAGCCCGCCGGCAACTCCCATTAACTTGGCT is part of the Bemisia tabaci chromosome 1, PGI_BMITA_v3 genome and encodes:
- the Prp31 gene encoding U4/U6 small nuclear ribonucleoprotein Prp31, with the protein product MSLADELLADLEDGDEQVDEFMVEDIDIKPDIKPNIKPIEDDIKAVSIHQLATLSSSDRLKYVMGEIEKYQSMPHSIDIVGPVEADSEYQLIVEANNLAVEIDNEIVVIHRFTREKYSKRFPELESLVASPLEYMMTVRELGNDLDQAKNNEKLQQFLTPAIIMVVSITASTAQGQPLTDQELHDVFEACDMAAELNRCKQQIYEYVESRMTFIAPNLSAIVGASTAAKLMGVAGGLTSLSKMPACNVQLLGSQKKTLAGFAQASILPNTGFIFYSDFVESLPAELRKKAARIIAAKSTLAARVDACHEAPDGNIGRMLREEIEKKFDKLTEPPPVKFVKPLPKPIDPSRKKRGGKRVRKNKERYAMTELRKQANRLNFAEIDDDAYQDDLGYSRGTIGKTGTGRIRAAQVDEKTKVRVSKTLQKHMQKQQVYGGSTTVKRQISGTASSVAFTPLQGLEIVNPQAAEKRTNESSAKYFSNVAGFIKVKKSES